The DNA region ATCACAATccattcttttaaaaaaagaaaaagaaagagtacAACATGGTGGTCTCCACAACACACAATAGTTAGTAAACGATTCAAGTGAATCCGACCTATATTCATTATATGGGAGGAGATTAAAAGGTCTTGTCTTCTCAGCTAATTGCTGCTTCGTTGAATCTCACATGCTATGATTATTTACTCTTTTTAATGCTCATCATCAGAGATAATATGAAAGCACGCAGCTTGGAATACTCGACCAAAAATTACCAGATATTACAACAGAGCCTTTTTGTTTGTCATGATTATAGAAATTGGCACCATCAAGTTGCCAATACCATTATAAGAGTATGCTATTTCTGATGTGGTTAATTTCCCCTTCTCTTTTTGAGATAGGatttcccttctttttcttggtAAAACCATGATCCAATCCAAAAGTTTAATCATGAGAAATTCCAAGAGCGTTAACATATAACCGGGAAGTGGGAACACATAAGCCTCTACAAGTATACGACTTATAACCCAAAAATCTAAAGGTGTCAAAAAGCAGCAATAATGATGAGTCAAGCGCATCAGTAAGTATTCATTCTACAGAAACTTCAGCTGTGAAATGTGAAGTTAGAAAATCAGAAATAGAGCATTTTAAGTTCAATCACCACTAAGCAAATAGATTACAGGGAGATAAGCAGCAAGTGAACGATCATATCATCATGGCTGTAATTTGTTAGTACCTTTCCAGTAAGAGTAAGTTTTGCACACGTGGGGTTTTCAGGATCAATCTTCCCACATGTCCCAAGAGGGAACTCGCTAAGGGTAAAGGAGGTCCTTTCATCCTCCAGTGCATCTCTTGCAGTGGGATCCAGAGTTGTCAGATAGAAGTAGGGGATTCCATAGCCCTCACCTGGAACTCCATCGCTATATGAAACTACATTGCTGTTTGTCCAACAACCCGAGAATAAGTTAACGCAAAAAGAGTATAAATGTTGCCGGTTTGTAATAAAGAGACAAGATGAAATACCCGAATGGAGCTCCACTTAGTTCACTCGAAATTGTGCTGCAAACAGAACGTTCAAGTATTAATGAATTGGATAAATAATCTCTGAGCAAGAACCAGACTTGATCAAGTCTACTAAGTTGCAGTTCTGCAATGCACATTGCATggtaaaattttgattaatatACTGAATTTAGTGATGTGATGCCCTATGGCTACCATAATTGTGAGTTCTCTTTATCCAACTCACATGTCAAGGCAGTGATTTACTCAAAATCATGTATCCTCAAGTCCAAATTAGGGCATCTGACTGCCAAATCAGCCCTAAATTTTCAGTATCGACACACCACTCCAAGCTCTAAAGTACCAACAACACGGTGTGTAATCTTAACAATTTCTCAGGGTTACGAAGCCATGAGCAATTTGTAGCCACTCTCAGcgcttgcccccccccccccccccccagctaCGAATTTCGACTCCAAACTCCCAAGCAACAATTTTTCTAGCTAAGCACCGGCAGTTCCCCAATTCGATCAAACTAACACCTGTTGCTAGAACACATGTTGCCAAAGAACTAGCTAGGGCACCAAATCGCAGGCACAAGAACAAGAAGAGAAGCGAAGGGATTGGGTGCGACCTGAGTACGCCCCACGTGTTCTGGGCGGCGAGCCACCTCGCGGTGCCGGCGGCATCGGAGGGGGCTGGCTTGCCGGCGACGATGGGGCGGGCGGAGACGGCCTGCGCTGGCAGccggaggacgaggaggagggcggcAGCGAAGGCGAGGTGAGCTGGGGAAAGCATGATGGCTTCTAGGTCGTTTACTCAAGTGGGAGTGTGTCTCGACGTGTAATCGAATCTTTCCTCCGCAGTCGCTGCGAGCTGGGAGGGATGGACGGGACGCGTTTAATTCGGAAAATATTCAAAATTGgactatatataaatatatatatatataagcgtatttattaaaatagataatattttatcatatttacaattttagcattcatATTCGACACATCATTTACTGAAAAATGAAATTTCGGTATATCATACACCGAAAACCACATGCCCGGTCATATTCGGTGCTTATATTCGGCATACCGAATATGGTTACGGTGCtgtattcggtacacggtgtgccgaatatgacattTGCCTGCCGTGCAATCACGTAGTGCTTTTGTCGGTCCCCAAAATTATTTGTTAATTTAATTGTCATTTGATGCcgttgtgttgtcatttcatgtaattgccaactttcaacaaaatttaaaattatttgctaatttaataGTCATTTGATGCcggtgtgttgtcatttcatgtaattgccaactttcaacaaaatttgaaattatttgctaatttaattgTCATTTGATGCTGGTGTATTGTTATTTTATGTAATTGGCAACttttaataaaatttaaaattatttgcttAATAATTAACtcataaataaagttatgtgtcataattatttgataaacattaaataaattaaatgtaattaaGTTAACAATACAGTGCATAAGACATAATACAGATGACTACGATAATATAGGGAATAATACACATGTCATTACCAAGTACAAGTGCACTGAACAACTGCACTGGTTTCTCAATGACAATGACGCCGTacgcaatccccaggagtgtaagtgtctggtgggtgtgtggctctcatcccaACGACCTACGCTGGTCTCTACCACGTGTGCccttgctcgtcatcatcatcgtcgtgTCCTATTGGacccccaccgaacgtgtatccagacTCGCTAACTCGGCCTTGCATGTATcatgatgaaggatcctcatgcggaaGTGTGAACGCCTGTAGTGCTCTGATGGAGTCCGGTGTGCCGAAATCTCACCATgttggtaccactgtgaaccctcaggtgcatcgggatattggggaTACCGGCCGCTTAcaagctcggtgaagctgcCTGCTTGCAATGCAGCAGTATAATCAAAATCTTGTGTGCCGCTCTAGGTAGGCGTCTACTGCATGCAGTCAATGACGTTCTCGTGATGATTTGATACTACATGTGTATGTGTCATCATagtctgaggaggttgtgtccactgagGGGGCTGTGAACCCAGGTTGTGTCCTCATTGTAGGCATCATGTCATTTGCAACGTCATCGgagatggggactggatagtaACTTTTGCTCATCCACGGTCAACAaatcgggaggtactcccaactcTATAGCTGTAAAAGATGTAGGCAGCATGAAATAGATCTCGTCTTCTTTGACTGCTGGGTTACGGCACACAATTCTTTGTATGTAGTAGCCAGCACAGTAGATCCCTAATTATAAGATATCAGTTCATAAGGATGTAACGCGAGCTGAcctgctaaccatacaatatgagggAGGACATAGTCGCTTGCTgtgttgcagaatatgatgtCTCCCACTATGATGCACAAGTATACCTTATAATGCTGCATAATTgtagcctcgtccgcatccaAACTGTGATAGCCCATGAATCCAGGACATGAAGAGACCAACATCGTTCATGTCATATtacacaccaaacctacaagatgcagagactcaatgaagcatgaataacactagaacatatgaagtacattacataacaaataattacctggtCTGAATgtaactcttccactgctcctttacTGGTCACGAAAGTACTAAAAGGGTGCCCCTGCTCGGCAGCTCGGCTAGCATGCCCACGTCCCTCAAAGTTACGgccatctcaccaaaaggaaagtgaaaTGTGTGCGTCTTAAGATGCTAGCTATTGACGAGAGCGAATGGTAGTGTTCCTGCCCGTGCGAGTgtctcgtggaatcgagggtctaactccttaatcttgcACACACTCCTGGCACGTAACGGAACCAACTGCAAAGGTATCCAATATATGTATTGAGTAAGTAACAAGTTATCGTGGCAATTAAAAAGCGCGTATTATCGTTGTACCTGTTGCTATGTGAAAATCATCTTTCCCCtgtggttctcgtcgtaccgcagctgaagaagctcgggaagacgaCCGTGAGCTATGACAATGATTTTAAGCTTCatgtttcaataaaaaaacaacgtAAGACAACAGCTATTACTTGTACCGTATAttacatgaacatatatgtaatgCCAGTACGCttacgatatattacaaaataggtagaACAACTAATAGATGAATAACAATTTACAATACAAACCATGTCTGCGattaacttcataaaacaaactaaattgcaacaactctaatacaatacaGTTCGATCATAGCCTCATAGTTTACTACCGGATCGGACAAGTCCTCCTGTTATGGCCAGattgtttgcaaatttttcaCTTACGTAGGCTGTCAACAGCATCTAATTacataaatactctaattatgtGCTCTAATTTATCGAATTCATTACACCGACTAATCAATTTCATTAATAAAATTATGCAAATAGTTTacgtactctaatttatcaacttaatatcaGTTAACAAATGTATTTGAACGGaataaacaatctacttactctaattacgtttactaatctaaatattaattacatacataatttaagtacttattatAACGGAAGGCAGccctctcctcgcgctgctacTCATCctgactgctgctgctcctcctcgctaCTCCGCTGCTGTTGTCACGTCCCAAGTTCcataatcgcatgattaagcttaatcatgcgccagtagcgtcataattaaatttgaggtaaAATATTTTGACACATTAGATTACTTCGTTCTGAGTCAAttggaaaagagaaagaaatttggggcAGAAAAGAATGGAATTCGTAGTTAAAGTGGATCCCTTTtgtctaacacgtgggccccactgtgggccaaccacctctctctctccctcttgggTAGCAGCCCCACCCACCTTCTCCCTCACCCGTGCCTCTCCCGTGATCAACTGGCCAAGCAAGGGAGCagccccccctctctctcaagctctctctcactcctcccTCGAATCCGCACTCTAGAAGTGAAGCCGAGGTATGTATGTGGTATCCACACGAtcacgagctcataagctatccatccaattcattttcgttttttcgaaagattcgagccgaatttgatgtcttttggtgttcttggttgaagcacaagaaacaccggGGTTCTTCCATTTCCTGCCATTTCCTCCTTCTCCTGGTGGTCCCCAACCTCGGCAAAGCGTCTTGAGtgagtctcttaggctcccatggcatggaTGCGAATTGGTTGGTCGAATCTAAGAATTTGGAGCTagggttgaagttcatgagttcttgatgttttgtaGCAATAGCTAAGTTCTGGTCGATTTCGGCTTATGCGTGTGGTCCTAtgtggtagaggaggtcaagatgaggctctaggtccaaatccccaccccaaaGGGTGCCGGAATGGTCACCGGCGAGCTCACCAAGTTCCCCCGGCCACATACAGCGGTCTCACCGCGTTTCTTGGCTGTCTGACCGTCGTTCTAGGGGTCCAACCGCCCCTCGAgccagtctgaccgctagaAACCAAACCTCTCTGCACGCCGGCGGTCTAACGCGACTCCCAGTAGTCTGACCGTCCctattggcggtctgaccgcggtcAACTCAAATATAACCGTTTCAGCGTAGTTCACtatttgctgaaacttgtaaaattcataataaattctctgtagctccaaaaattatgaaaccaattttgttggtttcataataacctcctgTACCTGTTAAAAATGTCCCCAGAtattaaatagttaattaaatttctaagattaattaattagtttgatGCTTttttaattcaccattaattctttacagtccaaaattagtgaaaccaattttctagtctccttatgacttgttctaactaggaaattttttttcatgctttatatggcatattttatggaaatttatcatatgcatattatagcatgaattattgcatttcactcatgctcatcattgcatgtgcttttctttagtgaacaaggagccggagcgtgATACGATCGTGCTTGAAGACGACTCTAATCTTCCAAATTTCTACGAGTGTTGCTTGGGAAATTATAGGCAGCCATCtgagcagtaaggcaagcaactaagtatattgcacctttgttcaattgaatgaagtttaaaattgataaattatactaGGAGTATCcgctgcagggtgtaaaaatactttaaaataccgcgctctcggtcatgatcatgctattgtttcatccgcattggtcgtagagttttcgattATGGATTGTGGTTGAGTACGTGGGAGATGgatgagttggtctttgtttcttatatgttcataatggtttcaatttttttatgttccGTTGGTTATGGCTAGGTAGAATTATGTTATCGTCGGTTAAGTTAGTTACTCACACATATGTGCCTAGGTTGCTTATGGCTTATATTTAACTTAACAATGTGTTTTTtcccttgctaatggctcaattcataatccttgtagtcgagctatgtatatgggctctatatggtttaagtcttgcgagtaccttagTACTCATGTTTGTGTTtttaggtgctgctggtgaggaagaggtggtgtttggctacttcgtgcctgccgttcagggtggcaggcaagagtagttcatcctactctcagaggtcgtgcttttggggtggagcctaaggcatatggctccactctcttttgttatataggtttatgtttccgctgcgtagatat from Phragmites australis chromosome 8, lpPhrAust1.1, whole genome shotgun sequence includes:
- the LOC133926587 gene encoding uncharacterized protein LOC133926587, whose amino-acid sequence is MLSPAHLAFAAALLLVLRLPAQAVSARPIVAGKPAPSDAAGTARWLAAQNTWGVLSTISSELSGAPFGNVVSYSDGVPGEGYGIPYFYLTTLDPTARDALEDERTSFTLSEFPLGTCGKIDPENPTCAKLTLTGKLKIVDLRSSEADLAKSALFTKHPEMKDWPRNHHFQIFKLEIENIFLIDWFGGPKPISPSEYLEYGRNQGSLKLS